In Nicotiana tabacum cultivar K326 chromosome 21, ASM71507v2, whole genome shotgun sequence, one DNA window encodes the following:
- the LOC107832606 gene encoding WEB family protein At3g02930, chloroplastic-like isoform X2, whose product MSAKSKSTPSNSTPSTPRMSRVSRGIAKSDAHSPSPFQNSRNRSTPNGTPSNSTPSTPRINRVSRGIAKSDADSLSPLQNSRRFVDNSARSAMSKLSVERQSSKLSILPDKKPTRILKPSELQTELNVAQEDLKKAKEKLALVEKEKVQVLEEMKEAQKFAEEANDKLREALVARKQAEENSEVETFRAVEMEQVGIEAAQKKEEEWKKEIETVRNQHAVDVAALLSATQELQRAKRELAMACDVKNKALSSAEDATKIANMHAEKVEILSAELVRMRSLLDSGNFWNETEIREKNKLVENLKHEVEMLKEELEKAKTYEAKVVEKEAMVKQLNVDLEAAKMAESYAHNLIEEWKKKVQAEEAHHLERSASVTLESVMKQLEASKDSLNDAESEIACLKENLGVAEMSMARQKGDREESEHRAQMAKEEASEMRKKVDSLISALETVKKEKIQAMENEKQAADSVQILLEEKSRLINDLESSTEEDEKSKKAMESMVSAWHEVSSEAREAKERLFSSQAEHQHCETQLEDLKLLLKATEEKYESMLDEAKEKFDFLTISIGQSKDEHLKLKAEWEEKELHLMSCMKKTEEENSSMEKEISQLVNLLKDAEEVASAKKDEEAHLKNSLKEAESEVTYLKEVLGEEKDENVRLKECLMDKEEEVQNIVRENEELRIREAASFKKVEELSLLLEGSLAKKQPEASGELCDSEKDYDMLPRVVTFSEQNGGGRVDKAKMELPPYQSEQHVEEKPEDVNTNSHDEALKASILVQNSNGGLKEFVSKEKEDDNVAESDCKMSERCKIGAKDFSPEREAEQESELKANNGGESCDQINGLYSKENHENGGTSPTKQQSQKKKKPLFHKFGSLLKKKSTSSQK is encoded by the exons ATGTCCGCCAAATCCAA ATCAACTCCGAGCAATTCAACACCATCAACTCCTCGGATGAGTAGAGTGAGCAGGGGAATAGCTAAATCTGATGCTCATTCACCCTCTCCCTTTCAAAATTCACGTAATAG ATCAACTCCAAATGGAACTCCTAGTAATTCAACACCATCAACTCCTCGGATCAATAGAGTGAGCAGGGGAATAGCTAAATCTGATGCCGATTCACTCTCTCCCTTGCAAAATTCACGTCGTTTTGTTGATAACTCTGCTAGATCTGCTATGTCTAAGCTTTCTGTGGAACGGCAGTCCTCTAAGCTCAGTATACTACCTGAT AAAAAGCCTACGCGGATACTGAAGCCATCAGAACTGCAAACTGAGTTAAATGTTGCTCAAGAAGATCTTAAGAAGGCCAAGGAGAAGTTGGCTTTGGTTGAAAAGGAAAAAGTCCAGGTTCTTGAAGAAATGAAGGAAGCTCAGAAATTTGCTGAGGAAGCTAATGATAAGCTGAGAGAAGCTTTGGTAGCTCGAAAGCAAGCTGAAGAGAACTCTGAAGTTGAAACATTTCGTGCTGTTGAGATGGAACAGGTGGGTATTGAAGCTGCtcaaaagaaagaagaggaaTGGAAGAAGGAGATCGAAACTGTTAGGAACCAACATGCTGTGGATGTGGCTGCTCTCCTCTCTGCCACACAGGAACTTCAACGGGCAAAGCGTGAATTGGCCATGGCTTGTGATGTCAAAAATAAGGCGCTTAGCAGTGCTGAGGATGCCACAAAAATTGCTAATATGCATGCAGAGAAGGTGGAAATCCTCTCGGCCGAGTTAGTGAGAATGAGATCTTTACTTGATTCCGGTAACTTCTGGAATGAAACAGAGATTCGTGAGAAGAATAAGCTGGTGGAAAATCTCAAACATGAGGTGGAGATGCTGAAAGAAGAACTAGAGAAAGCAAAAACTTATGAAGCTAAAGTGGTGGAAAAAGAAGCTATGGTGAAGCAACTTAATGTCGATTTAGAGGCTGCTAAGATGGCTGAATCTTACGCACATAATCTGATAGAGGAGTGGAAGAAGAAGGTTCAGGCTGAGGAAGCGCATCATTTGGAGAGATCTGCATCAGTAACTCTGGAGTCGGTGATGAAACAACTGGAAGCAAGCAAAGATTCATTGAATGATGCAGAATCTGAGATTGCATGTCTCAAGGAGAATTTGGGTGTAGCGGAGATGTCAATGGCAAGGCAGAAAGGCGATCGTGAGGAATCAGAACATCGTGCTCAAATGGCCAAGGAAGAGGCTTCTGAGATGAGGAAGAAGGTTGATTCTCTTATATCTGCTCTTGAAACAGTGAAGAAAGAGAAGATTCAGGCTATGGAGAATGAGAAACAAGCAGCAGACAGTGTTCAAATCCTATTAGAAGAAAAAAGCAGACTTATAAATGATTTGGAAAGCTCCACGGAGGAGGATGAAAAAAGTAAGAAGGCAATGGAAAGTATGGTGTCAGCTTGGCATGAGGTTTCTTCAGAGGCAAGAGAAGCCAAAGAAAGGTTGTTTTCTAGCCAAGCTGAACATCAACATTGTGAAACAcaacttgaagatttgaagttGCTACTAAAAGCAACAGAGGAGAAGTATGAAAGCATGCTTGACGAAGCAAAAGAGAAATTTGATTTTCTCACCATTTCGATTGGACAATCTAAGGATGAGCACCTGAAATTGAAGGCTGAGTGGGAGGAAAAGGAGCTTCATTTAATGAGTTGCATGAAGAAAACCGAAGAAGAAAATTCTTCAATGGAAAAAGAAATAAGCCAACTAGTAAATCTGCTAAAAGATGCTGAGGAAGTAGCTTCTGccaaaaaagatgaagaagctCATTTGAAGAATTCCCTAAAGGAAGCTGAATCTGAGGTAACCTATTTAAAGGAGGTTCTTGGCGAAGAAAAGGATGAGAACGTGAGGTTGAAGGAATGTTTAATGGACAAAGAAGAGGAAGTGCAGAATATTGTTCGCGAAAATGAGGAGCTGCGAATTAGAGAAGCTGCATCTTTCAAGAAAGTTGAGGAGTTGTCCTTGTTGCTTGAAGGATCATTAGCCAAAAAGCAACCTGAAGCAAGTGGAGAGCTTTGTGATAGCGAAAAAGACTATGATATGCTCCCAAGAGTAGTGACATTCTCTGAACAAAATGGAGGGGGAAGAGTAGATAAGGCTAAGATGGAACTTCCACCTTACCAATCTGAGCAACATGTTGAAGAAAAACCTGAAGATGTCAACACCAACTCACATGATGAAGCTCTTAAGGCCTCTATACTAGTACAGAATTCAAATGGGGGGCTAAAAGAGTTTGTGagcaaagaaaaggaagatgaTAATGTAGCAGAAAGTGATTGTAAAATGTCGGAACGCTGCAAGATTGGGGCCAAAGACTTCTCTCCGGAAAGAGAAGCGGAACAAGAATCAGAATTAAAGGCTAATAATGGTGGAGAGAGCTGTGACCAGATAAACGGGTTATATTCAAAGGAAAACCATGAGAATGGTGGAACATCTCCTACTAAGCAGCAAagccagaagaagaagaaacctttGTTTCACAAATTTGGAAGCCTACTGAAGAAGAAAAGCACCAGCAGCCAGAAGTAA
- the LOC107832606 gene encoding WEB family protein At3g02930, chloroplastic-like isoform X1, which translates to MSAKSKSTPSNSTPSTPRMSRVSRGIAKSDAHSPSPFQNSRNSTRSTPNGTPSNSTPSTPRINRVSRGIAKSDADSLSPLQNSRRFVDNSARSAMSKLSVERQSSKLSILPDKKPTRILKPSELQTELNVAQEDLKKAKEKLALVEKEKVQVLEEMKEAQKFAEEANDKLREALVARKQAEENSEVETFRAVEMEQVGIEAAQKKEEEWKKEIETVRNQHAVDVAALLSATQELQRAKRELAMACDVKNKALSSAEDATKIANMHAEKVEILSAELVRMRSLLDSGNFWNETEIREKNKLVENLKHEVEMLKEELEKAKTYEAKVVEKEAMVKQLNVDLEAAKMAESYAHNLIEEWKKKVQAEEAHHLERSASVTLESVMKQLEASKDSLNDAESEIACLKENLGVAEMSMARQKGDREESEHRAQMAKEEASEMRKKVDSLISALETVKKEKIQAMENEKQAADSVQILLEEKSRLINDLESSTEEDEKSKKAMESMVSAWHEVSSEAREAKERLFSSQAEHQHCETQLEDLKLLLKATEEKYESMLDEAKEKFDFLTISIGQSKDEHLKLKAEWEEKELHLMSCMKKTEEENSSMEKEISQLVNLLKDAEEVASAKKDEEAHLKNSLKEAESEVTYLKEVLGEEKDENVRLKECLMDKEEEVQNIVRENEELRIREAASFKKVEELSLLLEGSLAKKQPEASGELCDSEKDYDMLPRVVTFSEQNGGGRVDKAKMELPPYQSEQHVEEKPEDVNTNSHDEALKASILVQNSNGGLKEFVSKEKEDDNVAESDCKMSERCKIGAKDFSPEREAEQESELKANNGGESCDQINGLYSKENHENGGTSPTKQQSQKKKKPLFHKFGSLLKKKSTSSQK; encoded by the exons ATGTCCGCCAAATCCAA ATCAACTCCGAGCAATTCAACACCATCAACTCCTCGGATGAGTAGAGTGAGCAGGGGAATAGCTAAATCTGATGCTCATTCACCCTCTCCCTTTCAAAATTCACGTAATAG CACCAGATCAACTCCAAATGGAACTCCTAGTAATTCAACACCATCAACTCCTCGGATCAATAGAGTGAGCAGGGGAATAGCTAAATCTGATGCCGATTCACTCTCTCCCTTGCAAAATTCACGTCGTTTTGTTGATAACTCTGCTAGATCTGCTATGTCTAAGCTTTCTGTGGAACGGCAGTCCTCTAAGCTCAGTATACTACCTGAT AAAAAGCCTACGCGGATACTGAAGCCATCAGAACTGCAAACTGAGTTAAATGTTGCTCAAGAAGATCTTAAGAAGGCCAAGGAGAAGTTGGCTTTGGTTGAAAAGGAAAAAGTCCAGGTTCTTGAAGAAATGAAGGAAGCTCAGAAATTTGCTGAGGAAGCTAATGATAAGCTGAGAGAAGCTTTGGTAGCTCGAAAGCAAGCTGAAGAGAACTCTGAAGTTGAAACATTTCGTGCTGTTGAGATGGAACAGGTGGGTATTGAAGCTGCtcaaaagaaagaagaggaaTGGAAGAAGGAGATCGAAACTGTTAGGAACCAACATGCTGTGGATGTGGCTGCTCTCCTCTCTGCCACACAGGAACTTCAACGGGCAAAGCGTGAATTGGCCATGGCTTGTGATGTCAAAAATAAGGCGCTTAGCAGTGCTGAGGATGCCACAAAAATTGCTAATATGCATGCAGAGAAGGTGGAAATCCTCTCGGCCGAGTTAGTGAGAATGAGATCTTTACTTGATTCCGGTAACTTCTGGAATGAAACAGAGATTCGTGAGAAGAATAAGCTGGTGGAAAATCTCAAACATGAGGTGGAGATGCTGAAAGAAGAACTAGAGAAAGCAAAAACTTATGAAGCTAAAGTGGTGGAAAAAGAAGCTATGGTGAAGCAACTTAATGTCGATTTAGAGGCTGCTAAGATGGCTGAATCTTACGCACATAATCTGATAGAGGAGTGGAAGAAGAAGGTTCAGGCTGAGGAAGCGCATCATTTGGAGAGATCTGCATCAGTAACTCTGGAGTCGGTGATGAAACAACTGGAAGCAAGCAAAGATTCATTGAATGATGCAGAATCTGAGATTGCATGTCTCAAGGAGAATTTGGGTGTAGCGGAGATGTCAATGGCAAGGCAGAAAGGCGATCGTGAGGAATCAGAACATCGTGCTCAAATGGCCAAGGAAGAGGCTTCTGAGATGAGGAAGAAGGTTGATTCTCTTATATCTGCTCTTGAAACAGTGAAGAAAGAGAAGATTCAGGCTATGGAGAATGAGAAACAAGCAGCAGACAGTGTTCAAATCCTATTAGAAGAAAAAAGCAGACTTATAAATGATTTGGAAAGCTCCACGGAGGAGGATGAAAAAAGTAAGAAGGCAATGGAAAGTATGGTGTCAGCTTGGCATGAGGTTTCTTCAGAGGCAAGAGAAGCCAAAGAAAGGTTGTTTTCTAGCCAAGCTGAACATCAACATTGTGAAACAcaacttgaagatttgaagttGCTACTAAAAGCAACAGAGGAGAAGTATGAAAGCATGCTTGACGAAGCAAAAGAGAAATTTGATTTTCTCACCATTTCGATTGGACAATCTAAGGATGAGCACCTGAAATTGAAGGCTGAGTGGGAGGAAAAGGAGCTTCATTTAATGAGTTGCATGAAGAAAACCGAAGAAGAAAATTCTTCAATGGAAAAAGAAATAAGCCAACTAGTAAATCTGCTAAAAGATGCTGAGGAAGTAGCTTCTGccaaaaaagatgaagaagctCATTTGAAGAATTCCCTAAAGGAAGCTGAATCTGAGGTAACCTATTTAAAGGAGGTTCTTGGCGAAGAAAAGGATGAGAACGTGAGGTTGAAGGAATGTTTAATGGACAAAGAAGAGGAAGTGCAGAATATTGTTCGCGAAAATGAGGAGCTGCGAATTAGAGAAGCTGCATCTTTCAAGAAAGTTGAGGAGTTGTCCTTGTTGCTTGAAGGATCATTAGCCAAAAAGCAACCTGAAGCAAGTGGAGAGCTTTGTGATAGCGAAAAAGACTATGATATGCTCCCAAGAGTAGTGACATTCTCTGAACAAAATGGAGGGGGAAGAGTAGATAAGGCTAAGATGGAACTTCCACCTTACCAATCTGAGCAACATGTTGAAGAAAAACCTGAAGATGTCAACACCAACTCACATGATGAAGCTCTTAAGGCCTCTATACTAGTACAGAATTCAAATGGGGGGCTAAAAGAGTTTGTGagcaaagaaaaggaagatgaTAATGTAGCAGAAAGTGATTGTAAAATGTCGGAACGCTGCAAGATTGGGGCCAAAGACTTCTCTCCGGAAAGAGAAGCGGAACAAGAATCAGAATTAAAGGCTAATAATGGTGGAGAGAGCTGTGACCAGATAAACGGGTTATATTCAAAGGAAAACCATGAGAATGGTGGAACATCTCCTACTAAGCAGCAAagccagaagaagaagaaacctttGTTTCACAAATTTGGAAGCCTACTGAAGAAGAAAAGCACCAGCAGCCAGAAGTAA